A region from the Mycoplasmopsis bovigenitalium genome encodes:
- a CDS encoding MAG1430 family protein, whose protein sequence is MNKKILLGCIGSLTIATGFVVGVTLISRNTKKQVHVNDQIATYEFKAGEGLNPSEHFASEFSFASYYDSRPTYSSNLRFQPDLRNSSSRDNQFWAYQLEISYNNEKSDVEEYKQRQEKPKFILRDKFTKAPIDLLKKDANIYYHSYANDLTGELILNVLIEDKKGDKKILEKSTSDAKRIDSWASKKFIISGFKRANVQSNSDLTKSFVDQNQSLLSTFYVSESNSLRKIFQEQKAKVSDKEVHINNANDLLTNNILPSQEAKNEEIDKQNQQLKNYLIVSTNNQSNKYFEIDWTRPVWLSKTDNENKLQLNYYLKRLVSAGDIKVPWRYEKIDVAQPQSQYVYFNYFNLKQVAEKMVQIIGKPNIDLKQYSQSGDNSLTFTKNSSYNIPNSSNGYFDQLELKMNESVKLSSIDNAKKFTHHELNINNYKLAFVTDKTYKPNNEFNTSNDPYVGKQNGDKITFAYSLKLEPSSSELGISTYYGTLTLEGFKTNTEQ, encoded by the coding sequence ATGAATAAGAAAATATTGTTAGGTTGCATTGGTTCATTGACAATTGCGACCGGTTTTGTTGTTGGAGTAACTTTAATTTCACGCAACACTAAAAAACAAGTTCATGTAAATGACCAAATAGCAACATATGAATTTAAGGCTGGCGAAGGTTTGAACCCTTCAGAACACTTTGCTTCTGAATTTTCATTTGCTTCTTATTATGATAGTAGACCAACATATTCATCGAATTTAAGATTCCAACCTGATTTAAGAAATTCATCATCTCGTGATAATCAATTTTGAGCATACCAACTTGAAATATCTTACAATAATGAAAAAAGCGATGTTGAAGAATACAAACAACGTCAAGAAAAACCTAAATTTATCTTAAGAGACAAATTTACAAAAGCACCAATTGACCTACTAAAAAAAGATGCTAATATTTACTATCATTCTTACGCAAATGATCTAACTGGTGAATTGATTCTTAATGTGTTAATCGAAGACAAAAAAGGTGATAAAAAAATATTGGAAAAATCAACTTCTGATGCAAAAAGAATAGATAGTTGAGCATCCAAAAAATTTATAATCTCTGGTTTTAAAAGAGCTAATGTACAATCTAATTCTGACTTAACTAAGTCATTCGTTGACCAAAATCAATCTTTATTGTCAACTTTTTATGTTTCAGAAAGCAATTCATTAAGAAAAATTTTTCAAGAGCAAAAAGCTAAAGTTAGTGACAAAGAAGTACACATTAACAATGCAAATGATTTATTAACAAACAACATTTTGCCTTCACAAGAAGCCAAAAATGAAGAAATTGATAAACAAAATCAACAATTAAAAAACTATTTAATAGTTTCAACTAACAATCAATCAAATAAATACTTTGAAATTGATTGAACAAGACCTGTATGATTAAGTAAAACCGACAACGAAAATAAATTACAATTGAATTACTATCTTAAAAGGTTAGTTTCAGCAGGTGATATAAAAGTTCCTTGAAGATACGAAAAAATTGATGTTGCTCAACCACAAAGTCAATATGTTTATTTTAACTACTTTAATTTAAAACAAGTTGCTGAAAAAATGGTGCAGATTATTGGCAAACCAAACATTGACTTAAAACAATATTCGCAATCTGGCGATAATTCATTAACATTTACAAAAAATTCAAGCTATAATATTCCAAATTCATCAAATGGATATTTTGACCAACTTGAATTAAAAATGAATGAATCGGTAAAATTATCATCAATTGATAATGCCAAAAAATTTACTCACCACGAATTAAATATCAACAACTATAAATTGGCTTTTGTAACTGATAAAACATATAAACCAAATAATGAATTTAATACATCAAATGATCCATACGTAGGAAAACAAAATGGGGATAAAATAACATTTGCTTATAGCTTAAAATTAGAACCTAGCTCTAGTGAATTAGGAATAAGTACTTATTATGGAACATTGACATTAGAAGGTTTTAAAACAAATACTGAACAATAA
- a CDS encoding helix-turn-helix domain-containing protein — translation MNYSIKKYTHITKSDREAIKSYLEINLSIRKIANILHKNPSTVSTCVSQF, via the coding sequence ATGAATTATAGCATTAAAAAATATACCCATATAACAAAAAGTGACAGAGAAGCAATTAAAAGTTATTTAGAAATAAATTTGTCAATAAGAAAAATTGCAAATATATTACATAAAAACCCATCTACAGTAAGCACCTGCGTTTCCCAGTTTTAA
- a CDS encoding IS1634 family transposase: MEKQDLMLFNVHGNKKGVLYKYVGWSNGFNKNPTRWFSLGNVEKLLEINENAIEIIKNKLKNFTRQDNPDKVKHALLHSIEKEKIQHTSICVGNELISEFIEKHNIFKQLKPTRHKNMNEIFNFLVAKRIINPTSIYNSFNDSDEYSTNIFSSKNSFYRLLDIVHENKDQLLFSINKLVESETKSKLDEIYFDSSTVYFESFSREGLRVPGYSKDAKFKEDQIVIGLACDKNGIPIYMKVFKGNTGDSRTMIPFILELETKFGIKNITIIADRGMSTNANIRFFEQRGHNFIISYRAKSGSQHFKNWILDRERYIGDSEFRYKETEYESNWKNKRFNGKLRRRIVTFSKTRAKKDREDRGILIENFRKKQDKSGYVDSTKMLGTKKCKFFKQISKFKFELDYEKVAKDSEFDGIYVYETNISNISAEKIIEKYANQWKIETNFRALKSFLQIRPVYVRLDEHIIAHSILCFISLVVLKLITYKINKFYEDYGVIDHLSEQKLINILSKLRERVDINSKTKEIIKRQREDSKTIKDIWSEYDLIKKIVIKK; this comes from the coding sequence ATGGAAAAACAAGATTTGATGCTATTTAATGTTCATGGAAATAAAAAGGGCGTTTTATATAAATATGTTGGCTGGTCAAACGGATTCAATAAAAATCCAACAAGATGGTTTAGTTTAGGAAATGTAGAAAAACTACTTGAAATTAACGAAAACGCAATCGAGATAATAAAAAACAAACTTAAAAACTTCACTAGACAGGATAATCCAGATAAAGTTAAACATGCGCTTCTACACTCGATTGAAAAAGAAAAAATCCAACATACAAGTATTTGCGTTGGCAATGAATTAATAAGTGAATTTATTGAAAAACACAACATATTTAAACAATTAAAACCCACAAGACATAAAAATATGAATGAAATATTTAATTTCTTAGTGGCGAAAAGAATTATTAATCCCACAAGTATATACAACTCATTTAATGATTCAGATGAATATTCAACAAATATCTTTTCTTCTAAGAATAGCTTTTATAGACTTTTAGACATTGTTCACGAAAACAAAGACCAATTGCTTTTTTCAATAAATAAATTAGTTGAATCGGAAACAAAAAGTAAATTAGATGAAATCTATTTTGATTCATCTACAGTGTATTTTGAAAGTTTTAGCCGCGAAGGACTTAGGGTTCCTGGGTATTCTAAAGATGCCAAATTCAAAGAAGATCAGATTGTGATTGGTCTTGCGTGCGACAAAAATGGTATTCCTATTTACATGAAAGTTTTCAAGGGAAACACAGGTGATTCAAGAACAATGATTCCGTTTATACTGGAACTTGAAACTAAATTTGGCATAAAAAATATAACAATTATTGCTGATAGAGGGATGAGCACAAATGCAAATATTCGTTTTTTTGAACAAAGAGGACACAATTTTATAATCTCGTATAGAGCAAAATCTGGTAGCCAGCATTTTAAAAATTGGATTTTAGATCGCGAACGATACATTGGAGATTCCGAATTTAGATACAAAGAAACCGAATATGAATCTAATTGAAAAAACAAAAGATTTAATGGTAAATTAAGAAGAAGAATAGTAACTTTTTCAAAAACAAGAGCAAAAAAAGATAGAGAAGATCGCGGAATTTTGATTGAGAATTTCCGCAAAAAACAAGACAAAAGTGGTTATGTTGATTCTACAAAAATGTTGGGTACAAAAAAGTGCAAATTCTTTAAACAAATATCTAAGTTTAAATTTGAATTAGACTATGAAAAAGTAGCTAAAGATTCTGAATTTGATGGTATTTATGTTTATGAAACAAATATTTCAAATATTTCTGCTGAAAAAATTATTGAAAAGTATGCGAACCAATGAAAAATTGAAACAAACTTTAGAGCATTAAAAAGTTTTCTACAAATAAGGCCGGTTTATGTAAGACTAGACGAACACATAATTGCACACTCAATATTATGTTTTATATCACTAGTTGTATTAAAGCTTATTACTTATAAGATAAACAAGTTTTATGAGGATTATGGTGTAATTGACCATTTATCTGAGCAAAAACTTATTAATATATTATCCAAACTAAGAGAAAGAGTTGATATCAACTCAAAAACAAAAGAAATTATTAAAAGACAAAGAGAAGATTCAAAAACAATAAAAGACATTTGAAGTGAATATGATCTTATTAAAAAAATTGTAATTAAAAAATAG
- a CDS encoding IS30 family transposase, translating to MNSKYSEFSELFLKKFDKKYYGVKLTHKYIKENFKIKIPCLKTVFNWIKSNKWIIKRSNLLRSSYKKGGKRHASVISRLVTSADYVFPIWTRPKSIDKREEYGHWEADMIVGKRATGYNNILTLTERKTRVGFAILIPSKNPMKVNAALRKLVLERQLLVKTITIDNGIEFEKIGILAKWLDIKIYRAEPYASFQRGSNEHWNGLIRREYKKGFDFNQISQEILDQITKRINDMPREILGWKSANDLFIEANFYGIVW from the coding sequence TTGAATAGTAAATATAGTGAATTTAGCGAATTATTTCTAAAAAAATTTGACAAAAAATATTATGGGGTAAAACTTACTCATAAATATATAAAAGAGAATTTTAAAATTAAAATTCCTTGCTTAAAAACAGTATTTAATTGAATCAAATCAAATAAATGAATAATCAAAAGATCTAATTTATTGCGTTCGTCATATAAAAAGGGTGGAAAAAGACATGCAAGCGTAATTAGTCGCCTTGTAACATCAGCCGATTATGTATTTCCGATATGAACAAGACCTAAATCGATAGATAAACGTGAAGAATATGGTCATTGAGAAGCTGATATGATAGTTGGGAAAAGAGCTACTGGATATAACAACATTCTTACTTTAACAGAGAGAAAAACCAGAGTCGGTTTTGCGATTTTGATACCAAGTAAAAACCCAATGAAGGTGAATGCGGCATTAAGAAAACTCGTTTTAGAAAGACAATTATTAGTAAAAACTATCACTATTGATAATGGCATAGAATTCGAAAAAATAGGTATTTTGGCAAAATGACTCGATATAAAAATATATAGAGCTGAACCATACGCCTCTTTTCAAAGAGGGTCAAACGAACACTGGAATGGACTTATAAGACGCGAATATAAAAAAGGATTTGATTTTAATCAAATTTCGCAAGAAATATTGGACCAAATTACCAAAAGAATAAATGATATGCCTAGAGAAATTTTGGGTTGAAAATCTGCCAATGATTTATTTATTGAGGCCAACTTTTACGGCATAGTATGATAG
- the pyk gene encoding pyruvate kinase — MKLDNHKQKLTITSGPASCDLETMKQIIAAGATVIRANFSHGSIEEQKLKFDTAKQAANELGVNISLMLDTKGPEIRVGKMRDGAVALKSGQELKILTTTGEYLNVIGDEERVTVSYDMSQDLKVGDTVLFDDGKLTSKVISVKPGIVTVELINSHTLKTNKRINLPNVDFSLPFLSEKDINDVIFGAEYGVDYVAASFVNNAKNVKDLRDLLNKHGGHEIQIISKIESQIGINNIDEIIEAGEGIMVARGDLGLEIPYYEVPYWQTQIIDKCRAANKVCVVATQMLDSLENNPQPTRAEVSDVYWATNYGADSTMLSNETAAGKYPVRAVEVMKTINKKAENDFYNSRKYTKYVEKLLAKLDLDNEQDIRVSKIVKSAMNGEYKYTIVVSKDESILRKLSNFRLNTTFIGVISNERAATTFGLNSGVKIINDTAKIYQNIIHDNNKVLDIEPMLEHDVDDSYLLVVEDKITFKKFTK, encoded by the coding sequence ATGAAGTTAGATAATCATAAACAAAAATTAACAATAACATCAGGTCCTGCGAGCTGTGATTTAGAAACAATGAAACAAATCATTGCCGCTGGCGCAACAGTTATAAGAGCTAATTTTAGTCACGGCTCAATTGAGGAACAAAAACTTAAATTCGACACTGCAAAACAAGCTGCTAATGAATTGGGTGTGAATATTTCTCTAATGTTAGACACAAAAGGACCAGAAATTAGAGTTGGTAAAATGCGTGATGGTGCAGTTGCACTAAAATCAGGCCAAGAATTAAAAATTTTAACAACAACCGGTGAATATTTAAATGTTATTGGTGATGAAGAACGTGTTACTGTTAGTTATGACATGAGTCAAGACTTAAAAGTTGGAGATACAGTACTTTTTGATGATGGTAAATTAACATCAAAAGTAATATCAGTTAAACCTGGTATTGTAACAGTTGAATTAATCAATTCACACACATTAAAAACAAACAAGAGAATCAATCTTCCAAATGTAGACTTTTCATTACCATTCCTAAGCGAAAAAGACATTAATGATGTAATTTTTGGTGCTGAATATGGTGTTGATTATGTTGCTGCTTCTTTCGTAAATAATGCTAAAAACGTCAAAGATTTAAGAGATTTACTAAACAAACATGGCGGTCATGAAATTCAAATTATTTCAAAAATCGAGAGCCAAATTGGTATTAATAACATTGACGAAATAATTGAAGCTGGTGAAGGTATTATGGTTGCTAGAGGTGATTTAGGTTTAGAAATTCCTTATTATGAAGTACCATATTGACAAACTCAAATCATTGATAAATGTCGTGCCGCAAACAAAGTTTGTGTTGTTGCAACACAAATGCTTGATTCACTAGAAAATAACCCTCAACCAACTAGAGCTGAGGTCAGTGATGTTTATTGAGCAACTAATTATGGTGCTGATTCAACAATGCTTTCAAATGAAACTGCAGCTGGTAAATATCCAGTAAGAGCAGTCGAAGTAATGAAAACTATTAATAAAAAAGCTGAAAACGATTTTTACAATAGTCGCAAATACACAAAATATGTTGAAAAATTACTTGCAAAACTAGACCTTGACAACGAACAAGATATTAGAGTGTCAAAAATAGTTAAATCAGCAATGAATGGCGAATACAAATACACAATTGTTGTTTCAAAAGATGAGTCAATTTTACGTAAATTATCTAATTTTAGATTGAATACAACTTTTATTGGTGTTATTTCTAATGAAAGAGCAGCGACAACTTTTGGTTTAAACTCAGGTGTTAAAATCATTAATGACACTGCAAAAATTTATCAAAATATAATTCATGATAACAATAAAGTTTTAGATATTGAACCAATGCTTGAACATGATGTTGATGATTCATACTTATTAGTTGTTGAAGACAAAATAACATTCAAAAAATTCACTAAATAG
- a CDS encoding thermonuclease family protein, with product MKKTKKLILFSLTIGSSLFAQSCVQSQSTEKQKQNDDKNLIPPRNSADLDKKLAELKIKYENKLPYEISQKFEHNKAIEVKIVNVRDGDTFDFVIENFGGSHALRFAGVDTPEKRTKDGRGNWVETTGQQYEYAKRASRFTDFLSNIPQFKYFVIPQRTKGGQNHITDHYGRIVGICYIKYNDKYINLNSELVRLGYARKGYISLSSSSRYYTSNDTYYYQLTSSEEYAKNNKLGIWSEDANFSEIYPRN from the coding sequence ATGAAAAAAACAAAAAAATTAATTCTATTTAGTCTAACTATTGGTTCTTCGTTATTTGCTCAATCTTGTGTACAAAGTCAATCAACTGAAAAACAAAAACAAAATGATGACAAAAATTTAATCCCGCCAAGAAATTCCGCAGATTTAGATAAAAAACTTGCTGAATTAAAAATTAAATATGAAAATAAATTACCCTATGAAATATCTCAAAAATTTGAACACAATAAAGCTATTGAAGTTAAAATAGTTAACGTAAGAGATGGAGATACATTTGATTTTGTTATAGAAAATTTCGGTGGTTCACACGCATTAAGATTTGCTGGTGTAGATACCCCTGAAAAAAGAACAAAGGATGGTAGAGGAAACTGGGTTGAAACCACTGGGCAACAATACGAATATGCTAAAAGAGCCTCAAGATTTACTGATTTTTTGTCAAATATTCCGCAATTTAAATATTTTGTAATTCCACAAAGAACAAAGGGTGGTCAAAATCACATTACTGACCATTATGGACGTATTGTTGGAATTTGCTACATTAAGTACAATGATAAATACATTAATTTAAATAGCGAACTAGTAAGACTTGGCTATGCTCGAAAAGGTTATATATCTCTATCAAGTAGTAGCAGATATTACACAAGCAATGATACATATTACTACCAACTTACAAGTTCAGAGGAATATGCAAAAAATAACAAGTTAGGAATATGATCAGAAGACGCAAACTTTAGCGAAATTTACCCACGTAATTAA
- the whiA gene encoding DNA-binding protein WhiA: MNKDNFTQIIKQELFNKKKNKSEIMEFIRGFVFANYIENEFITLNITSKDTLNKLLDMFSALSIPVKCNKTQIFIEKDKIDLSNEIKIPTMFYAGVFCASGSISDLNHSSYHLQISANYERCVDIFINKLNIYEFGFRKIQHNKKFVIYIKKHEKISDFLKAICAFESMFKFEDARIQRDFDNSINRINNVDVANIKKIVSSNQKHIKNYEYIIEKGLTNQFKDEQIKLFDLLSKNPEESMMWLASNLQEKYGIKISKSGVYLWLQMLDKLVSKHK; encoded by the coding sequence ATGAATAAAGATAATTTTACTCAGATAATTAAACAAGAACTATTTAATAAGAAGAAAAATAAAAGCGAAATCATGGAGTTTATTCGTGGTTTTGTTTTTGCTAATTACATTGAAAATGAATTCATTACGTTAAATATAACGTCAAAAGATACATTGAATAAATTATTAGATATGTTTAGTGCATTGAGTATTCCAGTTAAATGTAATAAAACACAAATATTTATTGAAAAAGACAAAATTGATTTATCAAACGAAATTAAAATTCCTACAATGTTTTATGCAGGTGTGTTTTGTGCTTCGGGCTCTATTTCAGACTTAAACCACTCTTCATACCACTTGCAAATTAGTGCTAATTACGAACGATGTGTAGATATTTTTATTAATAAATTAAATATTTATGAATTTGGATTTAGAAAAATCCAACACAATAAAAAGTTTGTAATTTACATTAAAAAACACGAAAAAATTTCTGATTTTTTAAAAGCGATTTGCGCTTTTGAATCAATGTTTAAATTCGAAGACGCAAGAATTCAACGGGACTTTGATAATTCAATTAATAGAATTAATAATGTTGATGTTGCAAATATTAAAAAAATAGTTTCGAGCAATCAAAAACATATTAAAAATTATGAATATATTATTGAAAAAGGACTAACAAATCAATTCAAAGATGAACAAATAAAATTATTTGATTTATTAAGCAAAAATCCAGAAGAAAGTATGATGTGACTTGCTTCTAATTTACAGGAAAAATACGGCATTAAAATATCTAAAAGTGGTGTTTATCTTTGACTGCAAATGCTTGATAAATTAGTTTCTAAACATAAATAA
- the holA gene encoding DNA polymerase III subunit delta, whose product MYLIYGQENYLINKKINQLIEENKDAQVINFYFNDAKANELISLVSSSTLFDDKRLIFIHDCNYFWSKLNKNDTAISLSLIDAINSNMNDLVIFVNNNIDKKDSFYNNKFVEFFQLHNGNTYFAQAVQNNELFKHIKNICDEIGVTIDTLAINLLTQKLPNNLSIIHHEIKKLSMQTINITSDVINENISAVYVEDTFGFSNSIETNNFSSIWRKYKEKINEATDVTYLISQLSQLLVLADQIYLFLKCNKTLTNLANELKINQYRVKKVYGLLNILGIKKIHSMIIDLNILDYEIKHAKINAEYGFEQFLINHFKD is encoded by the coding sequence ATGTACTTAATTTATGGCCAGGAAAACTATTTAATCAACAAAAAAATTAATCAATTAATTGAAGAAAACAAAGATGCTCAAGTAATAAATTTTTATTTCAATGATGCCAAAGCTAATGAATTAATTAGTCTAGTTTCAAGTTCAACTCTTTTTGACGACAAAAGACTAATTTTCATTCATGATTGCAATTATTTTTGGTCTAAACTAAATAAAAACGATACTGCAATTTCTTTATCATTAATTGACGCAATCAATTCAAATATGAATGATTTGGTAATTTTTGTTAATAATAATATTGATAAAAAAGACTCATTTTACAATAATAAATTTGTTGAATTTTTTCAATTGCACAATGGCAATACTTATTTTGCACAAGCGGTGCAAAATAACGAATTATTCAAACATATCAAAAATATTTGCGACGAAATTGGAGTTACTATTGACACACTTGCAATAAATTTATTAACCCAAAAATTACCTAATAATTTGTCAATTATTCATCATGAAATTAAAAAACTATCTATGCAAACAATAAACATCACTTCCGATGTTATAAACGAAAACATCAGTGCTGTATATGTAGAGGATACATTTGGTTTTTCAAATAGTATTGAAACAAACAATTTTTCATCAATTTGACGAAAATATAAGGAAAAAATAAATGAAGCAACTGATGTAACTTATTTAATTTCGCAACTAAGTCAATTATTGGTCTTAGCTGATCAAATTTACTTATTTTTAAAATGCAATAAAACACTTACAAATTTAGCTAACGAGTTAAAAATCAATCAATATCGTGTTAAAAAGGTTTATGGTTTGTTAAATATATTAGGTATTAAAAAAATCCATTCAATGATTATTGATTTAAATATTCTAGATTACGAAATCAAACATGCGAAAATCAATGCTGAATATGGTTTTGAACAATTTCTTATAAATCATTTTAAAGATTAG
- a CDS encoding CTP synthase — MKTKFIFTTGGVLSGLGKGVTAASVGNLLKAQGFSIFVLKLDPYLNIDPGVMNPIEHGEVYVTSDGGETDLDLGHYERFIDVKLAKDSNFTTGRIFTRIFQKERQGLYNGKTVQIVPHVVDEINNIILNLAKEKDPDFMLIEIGGTVGDLESSPYIYAISKFASLYPENVMFSHLAFVPYLSASKEYKSKPSQVSIASLRSFGINPNLLLLRSQEGIDESIIRKVSENAFLKPSNVINIPDKANIYEIPLFLEKSGIVKIIYEHFKIDKPIIENANILWNEFTNKYLAKRTKKVNLLLVAKYTGLEDAYLSIISSLKIAAAHQNIDLNYTIIDSSEINNENIESKLANFDGVMILPGFGVRGFYSKVLVAEYTRDNKIPTLGICLGFQAMAIAQARKQGIANATSKEFATNGQEQEFILTPFYENGDTMNLGGTLRLGEDKIVALNNTLAQKIYGKDVFYERHRHRYEIADKYRNSLEDNEFIFSGIHPELKVAEICEIKNHPFYLGVQYHPEFTTRVIKSNPLFDEFLKAVYENKK, encoded by the coding sequence ATGAAAACAAAATTTATTTTTACTACTGGTGGTGTTTTAAGTGGTTTAGGCAAGGGTGTTACTGCTGCTAGTGTTGGTAATTTACTAAAAGCACAGGGTTTTAGCATCTTTGTGTTGAAGCTTGATCCATATTTAAATATTGACCCAGGTGTTATGAATCCAATTGAACATGGGGAAGTTTATGTGACAAGTGATGGTGGTGAAACTGACTTAGATTTAGGTCACTATGAACGTTTTATTGATGTTAAGTTGGCAAAAGACTCAAATTTTACAACGGGTAGAATATTTACAAGAATTTTTCAAAAGGAAAGACAAGGACTTTACAATGGAAAAACAGTGCAAATAGTGCCACACGTTGTTGATGAAATTAATAATATTATTTTAAACTTAGCAAAAGAAAAAGACCCAGATTTTATGCTTATTGAAATAGGCGGTACAGTTGGCGACCTTGAATCAAGCCCATATATTTATGCAATTAGTAAATTTGCATCTTTATACCCCGAAAATGTAATGTTTTCTCACCTAGCATTTGTTCCTTATTTGAGTGCTTCTAAGGAGTATAAGTCGAAACCTAGCCAAGTTTCAATTGCTTCATTACGTTCATTTGGTATTAATCCAAATTTACTTCTTTTACGTTCACAAGAAGGAATTGATGAATCAATAATTCGAAAAGTAAGTGAAAATGCATTTTTAAAGCCATCAAATGTTATAAATATTCCTGACAAAGCAAACATATATGAAATTCCGCTATTTTTAGAAAAAAGCGGAATTGTAAAAATAATTTATGAACACTTTAAAATTGATAAACCAATAATTGAAAACGCTAATATTTTGTGAAATGAATTTACAAATAAATATTTAGCCAAAAGAACTAAAAAAGTTAATTTACTACTTGTTGCCAAGTACACAGGACTTGAAGACGCTTATTTATCAATAATTTCTTCTCTTAAAATAGCAGCAGCACACCAAAATATTGATTTAAATTACACAATAATTGATTCAAGTGAAATAAATAATGAAAATATTGAGTCAAAATTAGCTAATTTTGACGGTGTTATGATTTTACCTGGTTTCGGTGTTAGAGGTTTTTATTCTAAAGTTTTAGTTGCCGAATACACAAGAGATAATAAAATACCAACTCTTGGAATTTGTTTAGGATTCCAAGCAATGGCAATCGCACAAGCTAGAAAACAAGGAATAGCCAACGCAACAAGTAAAGAATTCGCAACTAATGGTCAAGAACAAGAATTTATCCTAACTCCATTTTATGAAAATGGCGATACTATGAATTTAGGTGGAACACTTAGACTTGGTGAAGACAAAATAGTAGCACTAAACAACACGCTTGCTCAAAAAATTTATGGTAAAGATGTCTTTTATGAAAGACATCGTCACCGTTATGAAATTGCTGATAAATACCGTAATAGCCTTGAAGATAACGAATTCATCTTTTCAGGAATTCATCCAGAGTTAAAAGTAGCTGAAATTTGCGAAATTAAAAACCATCCATTTTACTTAGGCGTGCAATATCACCCTGAATTTACGACTAGAGTAATTAAATCAAATCCTTTATTCGATGAATTCTTAAAAGCTGTATACGAAAACAAAAAATAG
- a CDS encoding Cof-type HAD-IIB family hydrolase: protein MKKLFAYDLDGTLFTHANNMHESTYPALLEVQKNGHYNAVCTGRALNNIINALGEKINAFSHIIGSNGTVIYNVANKNVTLLGKVDPKVFEYLFTIAKEHDFSIRIDTVFESKTYLNSTQKPKWLEVQNVMDITSWNIVSEDELKKFVETNKDKIVQIALRGFKEEIFDAFNRVNTEIGENYCVKYTNEVYLDINALNINKFTGLSYVANELGIKSANVYSFGDSGNDIDMLIGAGVGVAMGNATQEAKNAADIIIKSNQENSISEFLLKNIE, encoded by the coding sequence ATGAAAAAACTATTTGCATACGACTTAGATGGGACACTTTTTACACACGCAAACAACATGCATGAATCAACTTATCCTGCTTTATTGGAAGTTCAAAAAAACGGGCATTATAATGCAGTTTGCACTGGAAGAGCATTAAACAACATAATAAATGCGCTTGGTGAAAAAATAAATGCATTTAGCCACATAATTGGTTCAAATGGCACAGTAATATACAATGTAGCAAACAAAAATGTAACACTTTTAGGTAAAGTAGACCCCAAAGTATTTGAATATTTATTTACAATTGCTAAAGAACATGATTTTAGCATACGAATTGACACGGTTTTTGAAAGCAAAACATATTTAAATAGCACACAAAAACCAAAATGACTAGAAGTTCAAAATGTTATGGATATAACTAGTTGAAATATTGTATCAGAAGATGAATTAAAGAAATTTGTTGAAACTAATAAAGACAAGATAGTACAAATCGCCCTAAGAGGTTTTAAAGAGGAGATTTTTGACGCATTCAATAGAGTTAATACTGAAATTGGTGAAAATTATTGTGTTAAATACACAAATGAAGTATACCTAGATATAAACGCATTAAATATCAATAAATTTACTGGTTTAAGTTATGTGGCAAATGAATTAGGGATTAAAAGTGCAAATGTTTATTCTTTTGGTGATTCAGGCAATGATATTGACATGTTAATTGGCGCAGGAGTTGGTGTTGCGATGGGAAATGCAACACAAGAAGCTAAAAATGCTGCTGATATAATAATTAAAAGCAATCAAGAAAACTCAATTAGTGAATTTTTACTTAAAAATATTGAATAA